The candidate division WOR-3 bacterium DNA segment ATCTCCATAAGCTAAATTTATCTGACGAGCAGGTTGTTGAAGAAGAACTATAGAACCAAGAAATATCAAAAATTTATCAGGGGTAATAAATCCTTTAAGAATGAAAAATCCTCCTGCAATAAGTATAATACCTGCAAGAAAAGCCCCTAAAAACTCTGTGGAGACAGGAAGGAATCCTTTCAGTAGATTTCCTTTTACATATTTTTTTCTATATATATCTGACTCTTTTTTAAATTTTTCTATTTCATATTGCTCCATTCCAAATAATTTTATCAATTTTATTCCATATAGCATTTCGGAAGAAAGCGAATTTAAGAAGGCTCTTTGTTTTCTAAGATGAGTAAAACGACCGTGAACTTTTTTCCCTATAAGTTGAACGATAAAAACAATAAAGGGGATAAGAAGGATGGAAATAATAAATAATTTCCATGAAGCCCATAAAGCCAAACCCATATATACAAATAAAAGGCATAGGTTCCTACTAAGATCTATAACTCCTCTTTTTAAAGCAAACTGGATTTTCTCTGTATCGTTTGTGATTTTTGAAAGAAGTGTTCCAGAATCTACTTTTGAGTGAAATCCACAAGAGAGCTCTGTTAATTTTGAAAAAAGCTCAACCCTTATGTCTGAGATTGTTTTTTGTTCAAGGGTGTCAGATAGATAAAAAAGCAAAAGGTCAAAAGGAGCCTTTATACCATAAATAAAAATAAGAGAAACTGCGAGTTTTATTAAAGAATTTATTCTATCTTCACTTTCAATCCACTCAATGAGCCAGCGAACAATCCCTGGCCCTTCACTTACACTGTCTTTTCCAAAAATTGTAGAGACTATTGGAGTTATCATCCCAATTGTGAACCCACTAAAAATTGCCACCACCGCCATAATGAAAAGAAGAAGAACTAATAAGGATTTATATCTGGAAAGATATTTCCATAACTTTCTTAACATATTTTTAATTTTAATTTACCATAATTAAAAATCAAGAGAAAATCCAAAGAAAATAATTTCTTTAGAGATTTCTTCTATAGAATCTCATTGAGAGGAGAAAAGTGTTAACTCTTGACTTACCTTTTAAAATTGTTATATTTTTTTAAGATTTATGTTTAACTTTAGTGACCAATCTAATATAATTGATAAAGCGAGAAGAGCAGCTGCTAAAGGAGAATATCTTAAAGCAATAAAAATCTTGCAAAACGCCTTAAAAAACGAACCTTCAGATCTCCCTCTTATTCTTGAGATTATGCACACTTATCACGCGATAGACAAATTAAATGAAGTAATAATCTGGGCAGAGAAAGGCTCTTCTCTTTCTCCTGAAGCAAAGAGAAAAGTGTTGGCAGAAGTAGAGGATCTATTTTATGGGAGAGGAAAGCCAGATAGACTTGCCGAATATTTAATGGAAAAATTTATAGAGAGGATGGATTTTGAAGGAGTATATGATCTCTTCCGAGATATGGG contains these protein-coding regions:
- a CDS encoding ABC transporter ATP-binding protein — its product is MLRKLWKYLSRYKSLLVLLLFIMAVVAIFSGFTIGMITPIVSTIFGKDSVSEGPGIVRWLIEWIESEDRINSLIKLAVSLIFIYGIKAPFDLLLFYLSDTLEQKTISDIRVELFSKLTELSCGFHSKVDSGTLLSKITNDTEKIQFALKRGVIDLSRNLCLLFVYMGLALWASWKLFIISILLIPFIVFIVQLIGKKVHGRFTHLRKQRAFLNSLSSEMLYGIKLIKLFGMEQYEIEKFKKESDIYRKKYVKGNLLKGFLPVSTEFLGAFLAGIILIAGGFFILKGFITPDKFLIFLGSIVLLQQPARQINLAYGDLQHGLSAMESVLEVIEAKEKTEDKGKFILKSFTSSIKFNNVSFSYGDNKFALRNINLEVRKGETIAIVGPSGAGKSTLVQLIPRFFDPKEGKIEIDGKDIREYTLSSLRSKIGMVTQEPILFNDSIRNNIKYGKIDAKEEEIYEVLKKSHLEHFVKSLPEGLDTFVGEKGGRISGGEKQRIAIARALLKNAPILILDEATSSLDAESERLIQEAMKELLYGKTALIIAHRLSTIMNADRIIVMDKGKIVEEGTHKNLLVKNGLYKKLYDLQFNNSKFSRIS